One Micromonospora eburnea genomic region harbors:
- a CDS encoding YciI family protein, which produces MLLIWNRPGFVEELSEEERTAIFGGVDQIMKELTESGELVGGEALAHPSQTRTVQSRAGGVEITDGPFVESKEQFAGYLMVDCETPERAAEIAASWPDVQRGFGVLEVRPVMAEAGTEM; this is translated from the coding sequence ATGCTGCTGATCTGGAACCGGCCCGGCTTCGTCGAGGAGCTGTCCGAGGAGGAGCGGACCGCGATCTTCGGTGGGGTCGACCAGATCATGAAGGAGCTGACCGAGTCCGGGGAACTGGTCGGCGGCGAGGCGCTGGCCCACCCGTCGCAGACCCGTACGGTCCAATCCCGCGCCGGTGGCGTCGAGATCACCGACGGGCCGTTCGTGGAGAGCAAGGAGCAGTTCGCCGGCTACCTGATGGTCGACTGCGAGACCCCGGAGCGGGCCGCCGAGATCGCCGCGAGCTGGCCGGACGTGCAGCGGGGCTTCGGTGTGCTGGAGGTCCGGCCGGTGATGGCGGAGGCCGGGACGGAGATGTGA
- a CDS encoding DUF2786 domain-containing protein encodes MPDAEQLLADALAATRGTDVRQTERALDRLVVGDGPAVDAALLARLVRGVGRLWPRGWQPVDLDRIATRRLTARGVRLLRDVLAAQRREQPGPVPPWFADQLAELGARWDGDAGWLNRLAGGDRITGLRDAVDALALVEGLPPIAVLRPPPGGPAAAPRATAPAGGSRMLDRVRALLAKAESTTFAAEAEALTGKAQELMARHSIDAALLDATAERPDQPSGVRLGTDAPYAAAKALLIQEVAAANRCESVWSDDLGFATVLGFPADLAAVELLHTSLLVQATTAMLRGRGERRTDSGRGERRTDSGRGERRTGGGRRTKGYDESFLNAFALRIGERLRAATSAADRAAAEERGDDRLLPVLAARSDAVRERVDQLFPGVTRHRLQVRDAEGWASGTSAADRASLDVGSPGHRAVRRGR; translated from the coding sequence GTGCCGGACGCCGAACAACTGCTCGCCGACGCCCTCGCGGCCACCCGCGGCACCGACGTACGCCAGACCGAACGCGCCCTCGACCGGCTCGTGGTCGGCGACGGCCCGGCGGTGGACGCGGCGCTGCTCGCCCGCCTGGTCCGCGGCGTGGGACGGCTCTGGCCTCGGGGCTGGCAGCCGGTCGACCTGGACCGGATCGCGACCCGGCGGCTGACGGCGCGCGGCGTACGGCTGCTCCGCGACGTGCTGGCCGCCCAGCGCCGGGAGCAGCCCGGCCCGGTCCCACCGTGGTTCGCGGACCAGCTCGCCGAACTCGGCGCGCGCTGGGACGGCGACGCCGGCTGGCTGAACCGGTTGGCCGGCGGCGACCGGATCACCGGGCTGCGGGACGCCGTCGACGCGCTCGCGCTGGTCGAAGGGCTGCCGCCGATCGCGGTGCTCCGCCCGCCGCCCGGCGGCCCGGCCGCCGCCCCGCGCGCCACCGCCCCGGCCGGCGGGTCGCGGATGCTGGACCGGGTACGCGCGCTGCTGGCCAAGGCCGAGTCGACCACCTTCGCGGCCGAGGCGGAGGCGCTCACCGGGAAGGCGCAGGAGCTGATGGCCCGGCACAGCATCGACGCGGCGCTGCTCGACGCGACCGCCGAACGACCGGACCAGCCGAGCGGCGTCCGGCTCGGCACCGACGCCCCGTACGCGGCGGCGAAGGCGCTGCTGATCCAGGAGGTGGCGGCGGCGAACCGGTGCGAATCGGTCTGGTCCGACGACCTCGGCTTCGCCACCGTGCTCGGCTTCCCCGCCGACCTGGCGGCGGTCGAGCTGCTGCACACCTCGCTGCTGGTGCAGGCCACCACGGCGATGCTGCGCGGCCGGGGCGAACGCCGTACGGACAGCGGCCGGGGCGAACGTCGTACGGACAGCGGCCGGGGCGAACGCCGTACGGGCGGTGGGCGGCGTACCAAGGGGTACGACGAGTCGTTCCTCAACGCGTTCGCGCTACGGATCGGGGAGCGGCTGCGGGCGGCCACCTCGGCGGCGGACCGGGCAGCGGCCGAGGAGCGTGGCGACGACCGGCTGCTCCCCGTGCTCGCCGCCCGCTCGGACGCCGTCCGGGAACGCGTCGACCAGCTCTTTCCCGGCGTCACCCGGCACCGGCTCCAGGTACGCGACGCCGAGGGCTGGGCCTCGGGCACCTCGGCCGCCGACCGGGCCTCGCTCGACGTCGGCTCCCCCGGCCACCGCGCGGTGCGTCGGGGCCGCTGA
- a CDS encoding TetR/AcrR family transcriptional regulator encodes MTDRPGPRERLLAAARDLTYREGVHVGVDAILKQADVARRSLYQHFGGKDGLVAEVLRTSTVPGRYQEAMRRGGDDPRERILAVFDELEMTTASPTFRGCRYTAAELTLTDPAHPAHAEIRAYKDWLHQLFADELVRYGHPDPDLAADQLLVLIDGVLAHAVTRPDAHPAHAARGLVELLLDAARPAAE; translated from the coding sequence ATGACCGACCGACCCGGCCCCCGGGAACGCCTCCTCGCCGCCGCCCGCGACCTCACCTACCGCGAGGGGGTGCACGTCGGCGTCGACGCGATCCTTAAGCAGGCCGACGTCGCCCGCCGCTCGCTCTACCAGCATTTCGGCGGCAAGGACGGGCTGGTCGCCGAGGTACTGCGTACGTCGACGGTGCCGGGCCGCTATCAGGAGGCGATGCGGCGGGGTGGCGACGACCCCCGGGAACGGATCCTGGCCGTCTTCGACGAGCTGGAGATGACCACCGCCAGCCCCACCTTCCGTGGCTGCCGCTACACCGCCGCCGAGCTGACGCTGACCGACCCGGCGCACCCGGCGCACGCCGAGATCCGGGCGTACAAGGACTGGCTCCACCAACTTTTCGCCGACGAACTGGTCCGGTACGGCCACCCCGATCCGGACCTCGCCGCCGACCAGCTGCTCGTGCTGATCGACGGGGTGCTCGCCCACGCGGTGACCCGCCCCGACGCCCATCCCGCCCACGCCGCGCGCGGTCTGGTGGAACTCCTCCTCGACGCGGCCCGCCCTGCCGCCGAATAA
- a CDS encoding MFS transporter: MVSPAALPTVLAGIFMTILDFFIVNVAIPSTQRDLHASAAQIQWVVAGYGLAYGSGLILGGRLGDLAGRRRVFTVGLALFTLASVACGLAPNAGTLIAARVAQGASAALLAPQVLALLRTTYQGAAQVRAINAYALTMGLAAVFGQLIGGLLIHADLFGLGWRACFLINVPIGAAALALVRRVVPESRGAAGVRLDGGGALLVTAALVGILLPLIEGREQGWPWWTWLSFALAGALLVAYVRRRHDQPLIDPALFRERAFSAGLLTQLAFTMGMAAYFLIFALYAQQGRGLDALRAGLFFVPIGVGYLGASLAASRLVARYGRQVIAAGGLTRAVALAVLLVAVTGQWPVGWLVPALLVDGIGMGLALAPIMGTVLAQVAPRHAGAAAGVLTTAQQVGAAVGVGIIGIVFFGSLRDGVLPAFQHGLWYLIAVTAAIALLVQLLPRAAESRA, from the coding sequence ATGGTGTCGCCCGCGGCCCTGCCGACCGTGCTGGCCGGGATCTTCATGACCATCCTTGACTTCTTCATAGTCAATGTGGCGATCCCCAGCACCCAGCGGGATCTGCACGCCAGCGCCGCCCAGATCCAGTGGGTGGTCGCCGGCTATGGCCTGGCCTACGGATCGGGGCTCATCCTCGGTGGCCGGCTGGGCGACCTGGCCGGCCGGCGTCGGGTGTTCACCGTCGGGCTCGCCCTGTTCACCCTCGCGTCGGTGGCCTGCGGGCTCGCCCCCAACGCCGGCACGCTGATCGCCGCGCGGGTCGCCCAGGGGGCCTCGGCGGCGCTGCTCGCCCCGCAGGTGCTGGCACTCCTCCGCACTACCTATCAGGGCGCCGCCCAGGTGCGGGCGATCAACGCCTACGCCCTGACGATGGGGCTGGCCGCGGTGTTCGGGCAGCTCATCGGGGGGCTGCTCATCCACGCCGACCTGTTCGGTCTGGGCTGGCGGGCCTGCTTCCTGATCAATGTCCCGATCGGTGCGGCCGCGCTCGCGCTGGTCCGCCGAGTGGTGCCGGAAAGCCGGGGCGCGGCCGGCGTACGCCTCGACGGGGGCGGCGCGCTGCTGGTGACCGCCGCGCTGGTCGGGATTCTGCTGCCGCTTATCGAGGGCCGCGAGCAGGGCTGGCCGTGGTGGACCTGGCTCTCGTTCGCCCTCGCCGGGGCGCTCCTCGTCGCGTACGTCCGGCGCCGGCACGACCAGCCGCTGATCGACCCGGCGCTCTTCCGCGAGCGGGCCTTCTCCGCCGGTCTGCTCACCCAGCTCGCCTTCACCATGGGGATGGCCGCGTACTTCCTGATCTTCGCCCTCTACGCGCAGCAGGGCCGCGGCCTGGACGCCCTACGGGCCGGACTCTTCTTCGTGCCGATCGGCGTCGGCTACCTGGGCGCCTCGCTGGCCGCGTCCCGCCTGGTGGCCCGGTACGGCCGACAGGTGATCGCGGCCGGCGGGCTGACCCGGGCCGTGGCGCTGGCCGTGCTGCTCGTCGCCGTGACCGGGCAGTGGCCGGTCGGCTGGCTGGTGCCAGCGCTGCTGGTGGACGGGATCGGAATGGGCCTGGCGCTGGCCCCCATCATGGGCACCGTGCTCGCCCAGGTCGCACCGCGGCACGCGGGCGCGGCCGCAGGCGTGCTGACCACCGCCCAGCAGGTCGGGGCAGCGGTCGGCGTCGGCATCATCGGGATCGTCTTCTTCGGCAGCCTGCGGGACGGGGTGCTCCCCGCGTTTCAGCACGGGCTCTGGTATCTGATCGCGGTCACCGCCGCGATCGCGCTGCTGGTGCAGCTCCTGCCCCGGGCCGCCGAGTCCCGGGCCTGA
- a CDS encoding ATP-binding protein, with product MGQLRTSPLPPRATELERWGLGTPAELRELRSSLRDALTRHGLVQGEDLDEVPHLVVLVATELASNALRHGLPPTSVALLAADDCFILDVADHDLGTVPELIDTHPLDSGGRGLLLAQSVSLAVGWYATKRTKNIWASFPR from the coding sequence ATGGGTCAGCTCCGCACGTCGCCGCTGCCGCCACGGGCCACCGAGTTGGAGCGGTGGGGTCTCGGCACGCCCGCGGAGCTACGCGAGCTGCGGTCCTCGCTGCGCGACGCGTTGACCCGGCACGGCCTGGTTCAGGGCGAGGACCTGGACGAGGTGCCGCACCTGGTCGTCCTCGTCGCCACCGAGCTGGCGAGCAACGCGCTGCGGCACGGCCTGCCGCCGACCAGCGTCGCCCTGCTCGCCGCCGACGACTGTTTCATCCTCGACGTGGCCGACCACGACCTCGGCACGGTCCCCGAACTGATCGACACCCACCCGCTCGACTCGGGCGGGCGCGGGCTGCTGCTGGCCCAGTCGGTCTCCTTGGCGGTCGGCTGGTACGCCACCAAGCGCACGAAGAACATCTGGGCCTCGTTCCCCCGTTGA
- a CDS encoding SAM-dependent methyltransferase codes for MTTLDLPRSFTIREGDLRILNPFDAGKLATLGRAIKLAPGTSILDLCSGKGELLCAWARDHGVTGTGVDISTAFTAAARERAAELGVADRVRFVHGDAATYVPEEAVDLAACVGATWIGGGVPGTLEILERGLRPGGMALVGEPYWRRDPPDQEAVAGSHARSRDEFRDLPGLVRLFGECGWDLVEMVLADQDSWDRYAAAHWLNLRRWLDANPDDELAGQLRRELTEDPLRYVRYQREYLGWGVFALLRR; via the coding sequence GTAGCTTCACCATCCGCGAGGGCGACCTCCGGATCCTCAACCCGTTCGACGCCGGCAAGCTGGCCACCCTGGGCCGGGCGATCAAGCTCGCCCCCGGCACGTCGATCCTCGACCTGTGCAGTGGCAAGGGCGAGCTGCTCTGCGCCTGGGCCCGGGATCACGGCGTGACCGGCACCGGGGTGGACATCAGCACCGCCTTCACCGCGGCGGCCCGGGAACGCGCCGCCGAGCTGGGTGTCGCGGACCGGGTCCGGTTCGTGCACGGCGACGCCGCGACGTACGTACCCGAGGAGGCCGTCGACCTGGCCGCCTGCGTCGGCGCCACCTGGATCGGCGGGGGTGTGCCCGGCACCCTGGAAATCCTGGAGCGCGGCCTGCGCCCCGGTGGGATGGCCCTGGTCGGGGAGCCGTACTGGCGGCGTGACCCGCCCGACCAGGAGGCCGTGGCCGGCTCCCACGCCCGGTCGCGGGACGAGTTCCGGGACCTGCCCGGGCTGGTCCGGCTCTTCGGCGAGTGCGGCTGGGACCTGGTGGAGATGGTCCTCGCCGACCAGGACAGCTGGGACCGGTACGCGGCGGCGCACTGGCTCAACCTGCGCCGTTGGCTGGACGCCAACCCCGACGACGAGTTGGCCGGACAGCTACGCCGGGAGCTGACCGAGGACCCACTGCGGTACGTCCGCTACCAGCGCGAGTACCTGGGTTGGGGAGTCTTCGCCCTGCTCCGGAGGTGA